A segment of the Bacillus pseudomycoides genome:
TTAATGGAGGCGCAACGTATTACAGCTGGATATATCCACTTATAGTTTGATACGTATGTGAATCATAAATAATAAAATAATTAAAAAAGAGAGTCCCTTTTCCCAAAAAGGCACTCTCTTTTTTTAATTAGATAGTTTCTCCATGATCTAAACAAAGTAGATTAGCTTTAGCTGATGGCCCTTCAATAGATTGATTAGCAACACCAAAAGATAAAATCCCTGTAAAAATCATTACAGTTAAAAGTACTTTTTTCATTATTTTTAGGCTCCCTTCTCCAAATCTTTTTTGTCAGCATCTAGGGCAATGTGAAAGAATCTACTGGCTTTTTCATCATTGTTTAGGTCATAGAATTTATTTCCGAGAATTGAAGCATATTCTTTTACATGACCCCATAGATTTTCTTTCTTGAAGTAATATATTCCTGTCATAATAACTTTCTCTAGTTCCTCAATCTCTGCTCCCTTATTCAGTTCTCTTAAGATAGCAAAATGGCACTTATATTCTTTAAGTTTTGTAAGGTTATATCCTTGTTCAATTAGATCTGCAGCAAGAAAATTTTCTCCTAACTTATAGTATTCTCTAGCTAATAAAAACATAGTTTTAGGGTTATTTTTTAAAGAACCCTTTAAATACTTAATCGCTAACTCTGAAAGGTTTTGATCAGCATATAATAATCCTAAATTATGTTTCACTTTAGCTATTAGTTGTTCTTCGCCATATTTTTTAAATATTCTAAGAGCTGAAATGAAATTTTCCTCAGCAATTTCATACAACCTAAGTTTAGTACAAGCAAGTCCTATGGTGTTTTGACAGGAAGCAACTTTCATTTCATATCCTGTATGCTTCGAAAATACTTCTTTTGCCTTATTAGCATATTTAGCAGCCAACAACGGGTTTAAGGATTGATAATGGAATACTGCAAACATGTAATCAAATTCAGCCTTTTCTAATTCATCTGGAATAGTTGCTAAGAGTTTTTCAGCCTTCTCATATTGTTCTTTAGCTTCATTATGATTTCCAACTGAAACTGCATAAATAGCTTTGAAGAAATGATAATAATATTTCAAAAATGTTTCGGTTTGTTCTGGAAATGGAGCAATCTTTTCTAGACAGTCTTTAGAACCATCTATATCACAAACCAGTAAATTATATCTAAAGTTAAGTAGGGAATAATAGATAGAGATATTAGAGTCTTCTTCGATACTATGAATATTTCTATGAATATTTCTATCAATCTCTTCTTTTAAGTGTTTAGCTTTTATTATATGTTGAGAAATAATTGCATTATACCAACTGCTTAATAATGTTATTATTTCTTCTTTTGCTATTATATGTGTATCCATAATATTCTTCATCCTATTATATTAATATTGTAACAAAAAAATTTTCCGACATTTTATTCTGTAAAAAGTTAGATAGTACCTAAAGTACTATCTAACTTTCCATAATGTTTTCGAAACACTGGCAGAACCTGGCCTATCTCTTGCTTATACAACCATTATGTGTTGAGTTCATCAATACGGATAAGAACTATATTTCTCACTTACTTAATTTTTGCTGCATCAAAAGCTTTTTGAACTGCTTGAACCCCAGTTGAGTTCGCCCCATATTTATTTGCTGCAACTCGAAGGCATGCCGATCTCAATTCGGAGAAATCAGAAGTCATGTTTAATTCATCAGTGTTTGCATAATGGAAAATATCAAACATTTTATCCTCACCAATACCTTTTACAGTTACACTGTTATGAGTGCCACCTTTTGCAATTAAATACGCAACTTTATTAATAATACTTGAGTTGAAATGAACACCTCCATTATCCCATCCATTAAAATCGTTAAATTCACTATAATCATCTGGATACGGTACTCCAGTTGAAGAAGGAACTGAAGATGGATTTGCCATATCACGGAAAACTGATCCAGTTTGTTCTCCCATTGTCCAGTTAAATTTCCCCTTGTTTATATATTTCTCAATAGCTGTTCCCATAATATCAGATAACGCCTCGTTAATCGCACCAGATTCTCCGGAATATTCAAGATTAGATTCGCTAGATGTAACCGCATGTGTAAATTCATGTCCTGCTACGTCAAATGCCTTTACAATAGGATCTCCATATACAAGCATGCTACCATTATTAGCACTTAATGCGTTCTGCCAATTCTTCGGATCATTTGTATCTTCAGAATCCCAGGCATGTACAACTGAAACTACTTTTTGTCCCTTATTATCAAAACTATTACGCTTGTATTTATCTTTATAAAAATCATATACCTTTGTTGCTAAGAAATGAGCACTTACCGCTTTTGGATCATTAAATGTTGTTGAAGTGCTAGTTGCTAGTGTACCAGGGTAATAGCTTTCCTCTTTAGTAATATCTCTGTAATTCACATCATACGTTTCAATTCCTTGTCCTCTAGTGTAATCAGCAAGTGCATATTTCCTATTACTTTGTTTAGAAATACCAAATGTACGAGATATACCTAAATCATCTTTTCCTGTTCCAGTTAATGATGTAAGATTGCTTTTTCTACTTTCCTTTAAGGCTCCAACAAGCTTCTCACTTGCTTTTAAATCTGATTCTTGTACCATATTTTTTAACATATCACCATTATGAGCATTCACTAAATAGGTTCCAGATACATAGTTTGGTGTTGCAGCAGCAAATGTAACTTGGTATGCATTGCTGGCTTGTCCATTATTTTCATCAACAAAAATAACTTCTTTTACTTCTGGCTCAGAAATAAACTTGATATCATTGCCGTACTTTGTATAAATATATTGTTTCGCTTCTTCTTGTGATAGATTAATAGGCTTCTTTAAATCTTCTTGTTTTAAATTTTGCGCGCTATCTCCTGAAACACTTTTAATAACACCCTTTTTATCTACGTGTGCAGTCAATTGATGCCCATATACTTCTTTTCCTTCATATGTTTGTTGCATACGCACAAGTGTAGTTCCATCATAAGAACCACGCTTTTGAAGAACCTTATAATCTACTCCCGTTTCTCCATTAACTTGTTTTGGAGACAAAGCTTGCTCTGTCTTCTCCTTAAGAGCATCTTTTACTACATTTTCTGGTGCCTTTTGTGATGGTCGTGTAAGTTCACCTGTACGAAACGAATCCTCTTGCATTTGAACTTGTAGTTGATCTGTTTCCTCTGCATAACCTAGTCCATATGGTGTTACAGTTGTTAAAGCTAATCCTGTTGTTAATGCAACTGTAGCTAATGTTTTTTTATTTTTCACGTTTTTCACCTCGTATAATTTTCTGAAATATTAAACTTGTAAAAAGTATACTGTCTATTCTTGTCAAAAAAAAGGGAAAATGCCGAATTTATGTAACATTATGCAAAATTACATAATTTAAGGTCGATAATCCGTTATTTAAATTCAATTATTCTAGAAAAAATTAATGTTTATAATGAATGAGATATTTTAAAGGAAAACGGTTGAAGAAGGTAATTCTTTTAGTAGCCGGTTACGTGGGCTAAGAATATATATCCGAGGAGAGAGATTATACTTCATACAGTGTTCTTATCTCTTTTTATTTTATATGATGGCAGAATGGATTGTGGAGGAAACAAATCAGGAATCGTATTTCATCAGAGTTTATACATGAAGAGATCAAAGTTTTTACTCAAGACATACTAAAAACTGCTCCTGTTAAGAAGTTTAGGCTGTAGAGAAAGCCTTCTCCACAGCCTATGTTTGTTCCTGAACCGCTTTAAAAAAATATTCACTATAGGAGATAGCACTCATAGCCGTTAAGTTAAGAAATTCATTATTCTCTAAAACTAAAAAAACACGCTGAATTCTCAAAAGAACTAACTGTAGAGAAAGAAAATTTTCGTTTTGGGGGTATTTAATTTCGTTAGGTTGATGACGATGGGGTGCTACCCCATTACTTGAAA
Coding sequences within it:
- a CDS encoding M4 family metallopeptidase translates to MKNKKTLATVALTTGLALTTVTPYGLGYAEETDQLQVQMQEDSFRTGELTRPSQKAPENVVKDALKEKTEQALSPKQVNGETGVDYKVLQKRGSYDGTTLVRMQQTYEGKEVYGHQLTAHVDKKGVIKSVSGDSAQNLKQEDLKKPINLSQEEAKQYIYTKYGNDIKFISEPEVKEVIFVDENNGQASNAYQVTFAAATPNYVSGTYLVNAHNGDMLKNMVQESDLKASEKLVGALKESRKSNLTSLTGTGKDDLGISRTFGISKQSNRKYALADYTRGQGIETYDVNYRDITKEESYYPGTLATSTSTTFNDPKAVSAHFLATKVYDFYKDKYKRNSFDNKGQKVVSVVHAWDSEDTNDPKNWQNALSANNGSMLVYGDPIVKAFDVAGHEFTHAVTSSESNLEYSGESGAINEALSDIMGTAIEKYINKGKFNWTMGEQTGSVFRDMANPSSVPSSTGVPYPDDYSEFNDFNGWDNGGVHFNSSIINKVAYLIAKGGTHNSVTVKGIGEDKMFDIFHYANTDELNMTSDFSELRSACLRVAANKYGANSTGVQAVQKAFDAAKIK